One genomic region from Natrinema caseinilyticum encodes:
- a CDS encoding DUF7117 family protein: protein MKIRGERECTECGTRWSYYETGSVGCPACGSLRSVGVDERTEHTDLQVSFDLTPVRNAIDEVATDDLAERARDRCREYVRCRGFVNAGTLRDLDDTYLAAIELLHVADIVSRDIRLEDREELYFLALLRDADRGERPPVEDVPDTLRSARGLAYANAVREYRRDLRTWSGDRDLTASERRALETLGEHVTRIRMLDGDIEPRAAERLVEATRDLANGLRGEERAFARAQERLSDLDLE from the coding sequence ATGAAGATTCGGGGCGAGCGTGAATGCACGGAGTGTGGGACTCGCTGGTCGTACTACGAGACGGGCAGCGTCGGGTGTCCGGCCTGCGGAAGTCTTCGCAGCGTCGGCGTCGACGAGCGGACCGAACACACCGACTTGCAGGTATCGTTCGACCTCACGCCCGTGCGGAACGCGATCGACGAGGTCGCGACGGACGACCTCGCCGAACGGGCCCGCGACCGCTGTCGAGAGTACGTTCGCTGTCGTGGCTTCGTCAACGCGGGCACCCTCCGCGATCTGGACGACACGTACCTCGCGGCGATCGAACTGCTACACGTCGCCGACATCGTCTCCCGTGATATACGGCTCGAGGACCGCGAAGAACTCTATTTTCTGGCGTTGCTGCGCGATGCCGATCGGGGTGAGCGACCGCCGGTCGAGGACGTCCCCGACACGCTGCGATCGGCCCGCGGGCTCGCGTACGCGAACGCGGTCCGTGAGTACCGCCGCGACCTCCGCACCTGGTCCGGAGACCGCGACCTGACTGCGAGCGAACGACGCGCGCTCGAGACGCTGGGCGAACACGTAACGCGCATCCGAATGCTCGACGGCGATATCGAACCGCGGGCCGCCGAACGGCTCGTCGAAGCGACTCGCGACCTGGCGAACGGCCTCCGTGGCGAGGAACGAGCGTTCGCGCGGGCCCAGGAGCGATTGAGCGATCTCGACCTCGAATAG
- a CDS encoding bifunctional methylenetetrahydrofolate dehydrogenase/methenyltetrahydrofolate cyclohydrolase codes for MTEIIDGNAVASEIRDGLTDAIETLADAGARPGLATVLMGDDPASQTYVNMKQRDCEEVGIESHHVDVDGDAPPEALFDTIADLNDDPEIHGYIVQAPVPDHVEYRNVIRRVDPTKDVDGFHPENVGRLVAGDARFRPCTPHGVQKLLESAGVDTEGKDVTIVGRSDIVGKPLANLLVQKADDGNATVTVCHSRTEDLGEKTRNADVVVAAVGVPELVDGSMLTEGTVVIDVGVNRVDADTEKGYELVGDVEFESAQEKASAITPVPGGVGPMTRAMLLYNTVKAASMQENVAVDLP; via the coding sequence ATGACCGAGATCATCGACGGTAACGCGGTTGCGAGTGAGATTCGAGACGGCCTCACGGACGCGATCGAGACCCTCGCAGACGCGGGCGCACGGCCGGGACTGGCGACCGTCCTCATGGGCGACGATCCGGCGAGCCAGACGTACGTGAACATGAAGCAACGCGATTGCGAGGAGGTCGGGATCGAGAGCCACCACGTCGACGTCGACGGCGATGCGCCCCCCGAGGCCCTGTTCGACACGATCGCCGACCTGAACGACGATCCCGAGATCCACGGGTACATCGTCCAGGCCCCGGTTCCCGACCACGTCGAGTACCGGAACGTGATCCGCCGCGTCGACCCGACCAAGGACGTCGACGGCTTCCACCCCGAGAACGTCGGTCGGCTCGTCGCCGGCGACGCACGCTTTCGCCCCTGTACTCCCCACGGCGTCCAGAAACTGCTCGAGTCCGCCGGGGTCGATACGGAAGGGAAGGACGTCACGATCGTCGGCCGATCGGACATCGTCGGAAAGCCGCTCGCGAATCTGCTCGTTCAGAAAGCCGACGACGGCAACGCGACGGTGACGGTCTGTCACTCCCGAACCGAAGATCTCGGCGAAAAAACCCGTAACGCGGACGTCGTCGTCGCGGCGGTCGGCGTTCCCGAACTGGTCGACGGCTCGATGCTCACCGAGGGGACGGTCGTGATCGACGTCGGCGTCAATCGGGTCGACGCCGATACCGAGAAGGGATACGAACTCGTCGGCGACGTCGAGTTCGAGAGCGCCCAAGAGAAGGCGAGCGCGATCACGCCCGTTCCCGGCGGCGTCGGACCGATGACTCGCGCGATGCTACTCTATAACACCGTCAAAGCCGCCAGTATGCAGGAAAACGTCGCCGTCGACCTCCCCTGA
- a CDS encoding CbiX/SirB N-terminal domain-containing protein, with product MSTPDETTPAPGFDDEAVLLVGHGSRHEKSNEQVRELAADLESRLGIPVDAAFLELAEPAIDEAFAELALVVSRVTVVHCSLFAASHVKNDVPLSIERARAEHDLEIDNGGHLGVHPAILDLLDDRAAAVECDLDVDRSADDVAVVLCARGSSDPDANGDVHKLARLLFEGRAFDRVEATFIGVTEPTLDDTLHGLSKHRPDAVVVLPYMLGDGVLTQRVRDWTGGFHDEYPYVDALAGDPLGTDSRLLDVFADRWQEARSGSVEMSCDTCKYKVDLEGYEEDVGGARAMLRALAHQEAHADREDVDDEPHSHDAPEKHVAVCMNQTCAEQGSPAVLERLRQETRDSAHCDARITRSSCLSRCGDGPMVAVYPDGVWYGDVASEDAERIVGDHLDRDRIVSDLVDQTL from the coding sequence ATGAGTACACCCGACGAGACCACGCCCGCGCCCGGCTTCGACGACGAGGCCGTCCTGCTGGTCGGCCACGGTTCCCGGCACGAGAAGTCGAACGAACAGGTTCGCGAACTGGCCGCCGACCTCGAGTCCCGGCTCGGGATCCCGGTCGACGCCGCGTTCCTCGAACTCGCGGAGCCCGCGATCGACGAGGCCTTCGCGGAACTCGCACTCGTCGTGTCGAGAGTGACCGTCGTCCACTGCTCGTTGTTCGCCGCGAGCCACGTGAAAAACGACGTGCCGCTCTCGATCGAGCGGGCTCGCGCCGAACACGACCTCGAGATCGACAACGGGGGCCACCTGGGTGTTCATCCGGCGATTCTCGACCTCCTGGACGACCGCGCCGCCGCCGTCGAGTGTGACCTGGACGTCGATCGCAGCGCGGACGACGTCGCCGTCGTCCTCTGTGCGCGGGGCTCGAGCGATCCGGACGCCAACGGCGACGTTCACAAACTCGCCCGCCTGCTGTTCGAAGGCCGCGCGTTCGATCGCGTCGAGGCGACGTTCATCGGTGTGACGGAACCGACCCTCGACGACACGCTCCACGGCCTTTCGAAACACAGGCCCGACGCCGTCGTCGTCCTGCCGTACATGCTCGGGGACGGCGTCCTTACCCAACGCGTGCGCGACTGGACGGGCGGATTCCACGACGAGTATCCGTACGTCGACGCGCTCGCCGGCGACCCGCTCGGAACCGACTCCCGGTTACTCGACGTTTTCGCCGATCGCTGGCAGGAGGCCCGAAGCGGGAGCGTGGAAATGTCCTGTGACACGTGCAAGTACAAAGTCGACCTCGAGGGCTACGAGGAGGACGTCGGCGGCGCGCGAGCGATGCTCCGGGCGCTGGCCCACCAGGAGGCCCACGCCGACCGCGAGGACGTCGACGACGAACCCCACAGCCACGACGCGCCGGAAAAGCACGTCGCGGTTTGCATGAATCAGACCTGCGCCGAGCAGGGGTCGCCGGCGGTTCTCGAGCGACTGCGACAGGAAACCCGCGACTCAGCGCACTGCGATGCTCGCATCACGCGATCGTCCTGTCTGAGCCGGTGTGGCGACGGGCCGATGGTCGCGGTCTACCCCGACGGGGTCTGGTACGGCGATGTCGCGAGCGAGGACGCCGAGCGGATCGTGGGCGACCATCTCGACCGGGACCGAATCGTCAGCGACCTCGTCGATCAGACGCTGTAG
- a CDS encoding DUF3209 family protein, whose amino-acid sequence MSCHEIEALRLGLMSVLGVGDDSAREHAEKELEGHLEGPIRGLAEAGSLAEVQRHLDAALVDLEESIAAMDSDDPEYGYTRGRLLAVRDAERAVARLSVQGESIVDGLGDAHDTLHETFPVEE is encoded by the coding sequence ATGAGCTGTCACGAAATCGAAGCACTGCGACTCGGACTGATGAGCGTCCTCGGCGTCGGGGACGATAGCGCCCGCGAACACGCGGAAAAAGAACTCGAGGGCCACCTCGAGGGCCCGATTCGGGGCCTCGCGGAGGCCGGTAGCCTCGCGGAGGTCCAGCGCCACCTCGACGCGGCGCTGGTCGATTTAGAGGAATCGATCGCAGCGATGGACAGCGACGACCCCGAGTACGGTTATACGCGAGGACGACTGCTTGCCGTTCGCGACGCCGAGCGAGCGGTAGCGCGGCTGAGCGTACAGGGAGAGAGCATCGTCGACGGACTCGGGGATGCCCACGACACCCTCCACGAGACCTTTCCGGTCGAGGAGTGA
- a CDS encoding PQQ-binding-like beta-propeller repeat protein, which translates to MSETMSEADSETEFRSVPLGEIEPARSRHMWTRSAVDVAESGDLVVTGEWDGTVTARDADSLAARWTADHPDHAVGIASIAGDDAETIVVAGRGETGTIAAYDAETGDRRWRYDTVDDLGEAVKDAVFYLPYVVALEIGTDADGNEVFYAAARRYERDGEIRRWHSAVYALEADGTVRWSYGTDASPIALDLDADGERLAVGYNRCMGDHDTGLVVLETEAGGVEWTWDPGTVGDRRVGDVSVDGKSIAVSSHGDKRGYLLGPGGAERWSVDLACETEIDGETLYAYPNHVTASDDRVAFVTGNTYAKASRETENRHPNEHRIVAFDGLGEFVWEDELRGFVHGLGVGGERIVAPCAQNFRVRDPETHGVRWFDLDRGDGGTADVDGIATAAAVDSGTVAVVEEPVEYHDDGETRGEYALRVGSFE; encoded by the coding sequence ATGAGCGAAACGATGAGCGAAGCCGATTCCGAGACCGAGTTCCGGTCGGTCCCCCTCGGCGAGATCGAGCCCGCCCGGAGCCGACACATGTGGACCCGATCCGCAGTCGACGTCGCCGAGTCCGGCGACCTCGTCGTCACCGGCGAGTGGGACGGCACGGTCACCGCCCGCGACGCCGACTCGCTCGCGGCGCGCTGGACGGCCGACCATCCGGACCACGCGGTCGGGATCGCATCGATCGCGGGTGACGACGCCGAGACGATCGTCGTCGCCGGCCGCGGTGAGACGGGAACAATCGCGGCCTACGACGCCGAGACGGGCGACCGGCGCTGGCGCTACGACACCGTCGACGATCTCGGCGAGGCGGTCAAGGACGCCGTCTTCTACCTTCCCTACGTCGTCGCGCTCGAGATCGGAACAGACGCCGACGGCAACGAGGTGTTCTATGCGGCCGCGCGCCGCTACGAGCGCGACGGCGAGATCCGCCGGTGGCACAGCGCGGTCTACGCGCTCGAGGCTGATGGAACGGTACGCTGGAGCTACGGGACCGACGCCTCACCGATCGCGCTCGATCTCGACGCCGATGGCGAGCGCCTCGCGGTCGGCTACAACCGCTGTATGGGCGACCACGACACCGGCCTCGTCGTCCTCGAGACCGAGGCCGGCGGCGTCGAATGGACCTGGGACCCCGGAACGGTGGGTGACCGACGCGTCGGCGATGTCTCCGTCGACGGGAAATCGATCGCCGTCTCGAGCCACGGGGACAAGCGCGGCTATCTGTTGGGTCCCGGCGGGGCCGAGCGATGGAGCGTCGACCTCGCGTGCGAAACCGAAATCGACGGTGAGACGCTGTACGCGTATCCGAATCACGTCACCGCGAGTGACGACCGGGTGGCGTTCGTGACCGGGAACACCTACGCGAAAGCGAGCCGCGAGACCGAGAATCGACATCCGAACGAACACCGAATCGTCGCGTTCGACGGACTCGGTGAGTTCGTCTGGGAGGACGAACTCCGCGGCTTCGTTCACGGTCTCGGCGTCGGCGGCGAGCGGATCGTCGCTCCCTGCGCCCAGAACTTCCGAGTGCGTGATCCCGAGACGCACGGCGTCCGCTGGTTCGACCTCGACCGGGGTGACGGCGGGACCGCGGACGTCGACGGAATCGCAACCGCGGCCGCCGTCGATTCCGGGACGGTCGCCGTCGTCGAAGAGCCGGTCGAGTACCACGATGACGGCGAGACGCGCGGCGAGTACGCGCTCCGTGTCGGATCGTTCGAGTAG